From a region of the Rhinopithecus roxellana isolate Shanxi Qingling chromosome 8, ASM756505v1, whole genome shotgun sequence genome:
- the ITGA10 gene encoding integrin alpha-10 isoform X3, protein MAQSFPWSGAPHSSPPSLLPFLPTLFLAAIGRGQDGRESKENRKGEGRTEARGLLIPDRNRSGMELPLITHLFLPLVFLTGLCSPFNLDEHHPRLFPGPPEAEFGYSVLQHIGGGQRWMLVGAPWDGPSGDRRGDVYRCPVGGAHDAPCAKSHLGDYQLGNSSHPAVNMHLGMSLLETDGDGGFMACAPLWSRACGSSVFSSGICARVDASFRPQGSLAPTAQRCPTYMDVVIVLDGSNSIYPWSEVQTFLRRLVGKLFIDPEQIQVGLVQYGESPVHEWSLGDFRTKEEVVRAAKNLSRREGRETKTAQAIMVACTEGFSQSHGGRPEAARLLVVVTDGESHDGEKLPAALKTCEAGRVTRYGIAVLGHYLRRQRDPSSFLREIRTIASDPDERFFFNVTDEAALTDIVDALGDRIFGLEGTHAENESSFGLEMSQIGFSTHRLKDGILFGMVGAYDWGGSVLWLEGGHHLFPPRMALEDEFPSALQNHAAYLGYSVSSMLLRGGRRLFLSGAPRFRHRGKVIAFQLKKDGAVRVAQSLQGEQIGSYFGSELCPLDTDRDGTTDVLLVAAPMFLGPQNKETGRVYVYLVGQQSLLTLQGTLQPEPPQDARFGFAMSALPDLNQDGFADVAVGAPLEDGHQGALYLYHGTQSGVRPHPAQRIAAASMSHALSYFGRSVDGRLDLDGDDLVDVAVGAQGAAILLSSRPIVHLAPSLEVTPQAISVVQRDCRRRGQEAVCLTAALCFQVTSRTPGRWDRRFYMKFTASLDEWTAGARAAFDGSGQRLSPRRLRLSVGNVTCEQLHFHVLDTSDYLRPVAFTVTFALDNTTKPGPVLDEGSPTSIQKLVPFSKDCGPDNECVTDLVLQVNMDIRGSRKAPFVVRGGRRKALVSATLENRKENAYNTSLSLIFSRNLHLASLTPQRDSPIKVECAAPSTHARLCIVGHPVFQTGAKVTFLLEFEFSCSSLLSQVFVKLTASSDSLERDGTLRDNTAQTSAHIQYEPHLLFSRFRT, encoded by the exons ATGGCTCAGTCCTTTCCTTGGTCTGGGGCTCCCCACAGTTCCCCACCATCACTCCTCCCATTccttccaactttatttttagcTGCCATTGGGAGGGGGCAGGATGGGAGGGaaagtaaagaaaacagaaaaggagagggaCGGACAGAGGCCAGAGGACTTCTCATACCGGACAGAAACCGATCAGGCATGGAACTCCCCCTCATCACTCACCTGTTCTTGCCCCTGGTGTTCCTGACAG GTCTCTGCTCCCCCTTTAACCTGGATGAACATCACCCACGCCTATTCCCAGGGCCACCAGAAGCTGAATTTGGATACAGTGTCTTACAACATATTGGGGGTGGACAGCGATG GATGCTGGTGGGCGCCCCCTGGGATGGGCCTTCAGGCGACCGGAGGGGGGATGTTTATCGCTGCCCTGTAGGGGGGGCCCACGATGCCCCATGTGCCAAGAGCCACTTAG GTGACTACCAACTGGGAAATTCATCTCATCCTGCTGTGAATATGCACCTGGGGATGTCTCTGTTAGAGACAGATGGTGATGGGGGATTCATG GCCTGTGCCCCTCTCTGGTCTCGTGCTTGTGGCAGCTCTGTCTTCAGTTCTGGGATATGTGCCCGTGTGGATGCTTCATTCCGGCCTCAGGGAAGCCTGGCACCCACTGCCCAAC GCTGCCCAACATACATGGATGTTGTCATCGTCTTGGATGGCTCCAACAGCATCTACCCCTGGTCTGAAGTTCAGACCTTCCTACGAAGACTGGTAGGGAAACTGTTTATTGACCCGGAACAGATACAG GTGGGACTGGTACAGTATGGGGAGAGCCCTGTACATGAGTGGTCCCTGGGAGATTTCCGAACGAAGGAAGAAGTGGTGAGAGCAGCAAAGAACCTCAGTCGGCGGGAGGGACGAGAAACAAAGACTGCCCAAGCAATAATGGTGGCCTG CACAGAAGGGTTCAGTCAGTCCCATGGGGGCCGACCCGAGGCTGCCAGGCTACTGGTGGTTGTCACTGATGGAGAGTCCCATGATGGAGAGAAGCTTCCTGCAGCACTGAAGACCTGTGAGGCTGGAAGAGTGACACGCTATGGGATTGCA GTCCTTGGTCACTACCTCCGGCGGCAGCGAGATCCCAGCTCTTTCCTGAGAGAAATTAGAACTATTGCCAGTGATCCAGATGAGCGATTCTTCTTCAATGTCACAGATGAGGCTGCTCTGACTGACATTGTGGATGCACTAGGAGATCGGATTTTTGGCCTCGAAG GGACCCATGCAGAAAATGAAAGCTCCTTTGGGCTGGAAATGTCTCAGATTGGTTTCTCCACTCATCGGCTAAAG GATGGGATTCTCTTTGGGATGGTGGGGGCCTATGACTGGGGGGGCTCTGTGCTATGGCTTGAAGGAGGTCACCACCTTTTCCCCCCACGAATGGCTCTGGAAGACGAGTTCCCCTCTGCATTGCAGAACCATGCAGCCTACCTGG GTTACTCTGTTTCTTCCATGCTTTTGCGGGGTGGACGCCGCCTGTTTCTCTCTGGGGCTCCTCGATTTAGACATCGAGGAAAAGTCATCGCCTTCCAGCTTAAGAAAGATGGGGCTGTGAGGGTTGCCCAGAGCCTCCAGGGGGAGCAG ATTGGTTCATACTTTGGCAGTGAGCTCTGCCCATTGGATACAGATAGGGATGGAACAACTGATGTCTTACTTGTGGCTGCCCCCATGTTCCTGGGACCCCAGAACAAGGAAACAGGACGTGTTTATGTGTATCTGGTGGGCCAG CAGTCCTTGCTGACCCTCCAAGGAACACTTCAGCCAGAACCCCCCCAGGATGCTCGGTTTGGCTTTGCCATGAGTGCTCTTCCTGATCTGAACCAAGATGGTTTTGCTGATGTGGCTGTGGGGGCACCTCTGGAGGATGGGCACCAGGGAGCACTGTACCTGTACCATGGAACCCAGAGTGGAGTCAGGCCCCATCCTGCCCAG aGGATTGCTGCTGCCTCCATGTCACATGCCCTCAGCTACTTTGGCCGAAGTGTGGATGGCCGGCTAGATCTGGATGGAGATGATCTGGTCGATGTGGCTGTGGGTGCCCAGGGGGCAGCCATCCTGCTCAG CTCCCGGCCCATTGTCCATCTGGCCCCATCACTGGAGGTGACTCCACAGGCCATCAGTGTGGTTCAGAGGGACTGTAGGCGGCGAGGccaggaggcagtctgtctgacTGCAGCCCTCTGCTTCCAAGTGACCTCCCGTACTCCTGGTCGCTGGGATCGCCGATTCT ACATGAAGTTCACAGCATCACTGGATGAATGGACGGCTGGGGCACGTGCAGCATTTGATGGCTCTGGCCAGAGGCTGTCCCCTCGGAGGCTCCGACTCAGTGTGGGGAATGTCACTTGTGAGCAGCTACACTTCCATGTGCTG GATACATCAGATTACCTCCGGCCTGTGGCCTTTACCGTGACCTTTGCCTTGGACAATACCACAAAGCCAGGGCCTGTGCTGGATGAGGGCTCACCCACCTCTATACAAAAGCTG gTCCCCTTCTCAAAGGATTGTGGCCCTGACAATGAATGTGTTACAGACCTGGTGCTTCAAGTGAATATGGACATCAGAGGCTCCAG GAAGGCCCCATTTGTGGTTCGAGGTGGCCGGCGGAAAGCGCTGGTATCTGCAACTCTGGAGAACAGGAAGGAAAATGCTTACAATACTAGCCTGAGTCTCATCTTCTCTAGAAACCTCCACCTGGCCAGTCTCACTCCTCAG AGAGACAGCCCAATAAAGGTGGAATGTGCAGCCCCTTCTACTCATGCCAGGCTCTGCATTGTGGGGCATCCTGTCTTCCAGACTGGAGCCAAG GTGACCTTTCTGCTAGAGTTCGAGTTTAGCTGCTCCTCTCTCCTGAGCCAAGTCTTCGTGAAGCTGACGGCCAGCAG TGACAGCCTGGAGAGAGATGGAACCCTTCGAGATAACACAGCCCAGACCTCAGCCCACATCCAATATGAGCCCCATCTCCTCTTCTCTAG GTTCAGAACCTAG
- the ITGA10 gene encoding integrin alpha-10 isoform X1 yields MAQSFPWSGAPHSSPPSLLPFLPTLFLAAIGRGQDGRESKENRKGEGRTEARGLLIPDRNRSGMELPLITHLFLPLVFLTGLCSPFNLDEHHPRLFPGPPEAEFGYSVLQHIGGGQRWMLVGAPWDGPSGDRRGDVYRCPVGGAHDAPCAKSHLGDYQLGNSSHPAVNMHLGMSLLETDGDGGFMACAPLWSRACGSSVFSSGICARVDASFRPQGSLAPTAQRCPTYMDVVIVLDGSNSIYPWSEVQTFLRRLVGKLFIDPEQIQVGLVQYGESPVHEWSLGDFRTKEEVVRAAKNLSRREGRETKTAQAIMVACTEGFSQSHGGRPEAARLLVVVTDGESHDGEKLPAALKTCEAGRVTRYGIAVLGHYLRRQRDPSSFLREIRTIASDPDERFFFNVTDEAALTDIVDALGDRIFGLEGTHAENESSFGLEMSQIGFSTHRLKDGILFGMVGAYDWGGSVLWLEGGHHLFPPRMALEDEFPSALQNHAAYLGYSVSSMLLRGGRRLFLSGAPRFRHRGKVIAFQLKKDGAVRVAQSLQGEQIGSYFGSELCPLDTDRDGTTDVLLVAAPMFLGPQNKETGRVYVYLVGQQSLLTLQGTLQPEPPQDARFGFAMSALPDLNQDGFADVAVGAPLEDGHQGALYLYHGTQSGVRPHPAQRIAAASMSHALSYFGRSVDGRLDLDGDDLVDVAVGAQGAAILLSSRPIVHLAPSLEVTPQAISVVQRDCRRRGQEAVCLTAALCFQVTSRTPGRWDRRFYMKFTASLDEWTAGARAAFDGSGQRLSPRRLRLSVGNVTCEQLHFHVLDTSDYLRPVAFTVTFALDNTTKPGPVLDEGSPTSIQKLVPFSKDCGPDNECVTDLVLQVNMDIRGSRKAPFVVRGGRRKALVSATLENRKENAYNTSLSLIFSRNLHLASLTPQRDSPIKVECAAPSTHARLCIVGHPVFQTGAKVTFLLEFEFSCSSLLSQVFVKLTASSDSLERDGTLRDNTAQTSAHIQYEPHLLFSSESTLHRYEVHPYGTLPVGPGPEFKTTLRVQNLGCYVVSGLIISALLPAVAHGGNYFLSLSQVITNNASCTVQNLTEPPAPPVHPEELQHTNRLNGSNTQCQVVRCHLGQLAKGTEVSVGLLRLVHNEFFRRAKFKSLMVVSTFELGTEEGSVLQLTEASRWSESLLEVVQTRPILISLWILIGSVLGGLLLLALLVFCLWKLGFFAHKKIPEEEKREEKLEQ; encoded by the exons ATGGCTCAGTCCTTTCCTTGGTCTGGGGCTCCCCACAGTTCCCCACCATCACTCCTCCCATTccttccaactttatttttagcTGCCATTGGGAGGGGGCAGGATGGGAGGGaaagtaaagaaaacagaaaaggagagggaCGGACAGAGGCCAGAGGACTTCTCATACCGGACAGAAACCGATCAGGCATGGAACTCCCCCTCATCACTCACCTGTTCTTGCCCCTGGTGTTCCTGACAG GTCTCTGCTCCCCCTTTAACCTGGATGAACATCACCCACGCCTATTCCCAGGGCCACCAGAAGCTGAATTTGGATACAGTGTCTTACAACATATTGGGGGTGGACAGCGATG GATGCTGGTGGGCGCCCCCTGGGATGGGCCTTCAGGCGACCGGAGGGGGGATGTTTATCGCTGCCCTGTAGGGGGGGCCCACGATGCCCCATGTGCCAAGAGCCACTTAG GTGACTACCAACTGGGAAATTCATCTCATCCTGCTGTGAATATGCACCTGGGGATGTCTCTGTTAGAGACAGATGGTGATGGGGGATTCATG GCCTGTGCCCCTCTCTGGTCTCGTGCTTGTGGCAGCTCTGTCTTCAGTTCTGGGATATGTGCCCGTGTGGATGCTTCATTCCGGCCTCAGGGAAGCCTGGCACCCACTGCCCAAC GCTGCCCAACATACATGGATGTTGTCATCGTCTTGGATGGCTCCAACAGCATCTACCCCTGGTCTGAAGTTCAGACCTTCCTACGAAGACTGGTAGGGAAACTGTTTATTGACCCGGAACAGATACAG GTGGGACTGGTACAGTATGGGGAGAGCCCTGTACATGAGTGGTCCCTGGGAGATTTCCGAACGAAGGAAGAAGTGGTGAGAGCAGCAAAGAACCTCAGTCGGCGGGAGGGACGAGAAACAAAGACTGCCCAAGCAATAATGGTGGCCTG CACAGAAGGGTTCAGTCAGTCCCATGGGGGCCGACCCGAGGCTGCCAGGCTACTGGTGGTTGTCACTGATGGAGAGTCCCATGATGGAGAGAAGCTTCCTGCAGCACTGAAGACCTGTGAGGCTGGAAGAGTGACACGCTATGGGATTGCA GTCCTTGGTCACTACCTCCGGCGGCAGCGAGATCCCAGCTCTTTCCTGAGAGAAATTAGAACTATTGCCAGTGATCCAGATGAGCGATTCTTCTTCAATGTCACAGATGAGGCTGCTCTGACTGACATTGTGGATGCACTAGGAGATCGGATTTTTGGCCTCGAAG GGACCCATGCAGAAAATGAAAGCTCCTTTGGGCTGGAAATGTCTCAGATTGGTTTCTCCACTCATCGGCTAAAG GATGGGATTCTCTTTGGGATGGTGGGGGCCTATGACTGGGGGGGCTCTGTGCTATGGCTTGAAGGAGGTCACCACCTTTTCCCCCCACGAATGGCTCTGGAAGACGAGTTCCCCTCTGCATTGCAGAACCATGCAGCCTACCTGG GTTACTCTGTTTCTTCCATGCTTTTGCGGGGTGGACGCCGCCTGTTTCTCTCTGGGGCTCCTCGATTTAGACATCGAGGAAAAGTCATCGCCTTCCAGCTTAAGAAAGATGGGGCTGTGAGGGTTGCCCAGAGCCTCCAGGGGGAGCAG ATTGGTTCATACTTTGGCAGTGAGCTCTGCCCATTGGATACAGATAGGGATGGAACAACTGATGTCTTACTTGTGGCTGCCCCCATGTTCCTGGGACCCCAGAACAAGGAAACAGGACGTGTTTATGTGTATCTGGTGGGCCAG CAGTCCTTGCTGACCCTCCAAGGAACACTTCAGCCAGAACCCCCCCAGGATGCTCGGTTTGGCTTTGCCATGAGTGCTCTTCCTGATCTGAACCAAGATGGTTTTGCTGATGTGGCTGTGGGGGCACCTCTGGAGGATGGGCACCAGGGAGCACTGTACCTGTACCATGGAACCCAGAGTGGAGTCAGGCCCCATCCTGCCCAG aGGATTGCTGCTGCCTCCATGTCACATGCCCTCAGCTACTTTGGCCGAAGTGTGGATGGCCGGCTAGATCTGGATGGAGATGATCTGGTCGATGTGGCTGTGGGTGCCCAGGGGGCAGCCATCCTGCTCAG CTCCCGGCCCATTGTCCATCTGGCCCCATCACTGGAGGTGACTCCACAGGCCATCAGTGTGGTTCAGAGGGACTGTAGGCGGCGAGGccaggaggcagtctgtctgacTGCAGCCCTCTGCTTCCAAGTGACCTCCCGTACTCCTGGTCGCTGGGATCGCCGATTCT ACATGAAGTTCACAGCATCACTGGATGAATGGACGGCTGGGGCACGTGCAGCATTTGATGGCTCTGGCCAGAGGCTGTCCCCTCGGAGGCTCCGACTCAGTGTGGGGAATGTCACTTGTGAGCAGCTACACTTCCATGTGCTG GATACATCAGATTACCTCCGGCCTGTGGCCTTTACCGTGACCTTTGCCTTGGACAATACCACAAAGCCAGGGCCTGTGCTGGATGAGGGCTCACCCACCTCTATACAAAAGCTG gTCCCCTTCTCAAAGGATTGTGGCCCTGACAATGAATGTGTTACAGACCTGGTGCTTCAAGTGAATATGGACATCAGAGGCTCCAG GAAGGCCCCATTTGTGGTTCGAGGTGGCCGGCGGAAAGCGCTGGTATCTGCAACTCTGGAGAACAGGAAGGAAAATGCTTACAATACTAGCCTGAGTCTCATCTTCTCTAGAAACCTCCACCTGGCCAGTCTCACTCCTCAG AGAGACAGCCCAATAAAGGTGGAATGTGCAGCCCCTTCTACTCATGCCAGGCTCTGCATTGTGGGGCATCCTGTCTTCCAGACTGGAGCCAAG GTGACCTTTCTGCTAGAGTTCGAGTTTAGCTGCTCCTCTCTCCTGAGCCAAGTCTTCGTGAAGCTGACGGCCAGCAG TGACAGCCTGGAGAGAGATGGAACCCTTCGAGATAACACAGCCCAGACCTCAGCCCACATCCAATATGAGCCCCATCTCCTCTTCTCTAG TGAGTCTACCCTGCACCGCTATGAGGTTCACCCATATGGGACCCTCCCAGTGGGTCCTGGCCCAGAATTCAAAACCACTCTTAGG GTTCAGAACCTAGGCTGCTATGTGGTCAGTGGCCTCATCATCTCAGCCCTCCTTCCAGCTGTGGCCCATGGGGGCAATTACTTCCTATCACTGTCTCAAGTCATCACTAACAAT GCAAGCTGCACAGTGCAGAATCTGACTGAACCCCCAGCACCCCCTGTGCATCCAGAGGAGCTTCAACACACAAACAGATTG AATGGGAGCAATACTCAGTGTCAGGTGGTGAGGTGCCACCTTGGGCAGCTGGCAAAGGGGACCGAGGTCTCTGTTGGACTATTGAGGCTGGTTCACAATGAATTTTTCCGAAGA GCCAAGTTCAAGTCCCTGATGGTGGTCAGCACCTTTGAGCTGGGAACCGAGGAGGGCAGTGTCCTACAGCTGACTGAAGCCTCCCGTTGGAGTGAG AGCCTTCTGGAGGTGGTTCAGACCCGGCCTATCCTCATCTCCCTGTGGATCCTCATAGGCAGTGTCCTGGGAGGGTTGCTCCTGCTTGCTCTCCTTGTCTTCTGCCTGTGGAAG CTTGGCTTCTTTGCCCATAAGAAAATccctgaggaagaaaaaagagaagagaagttgGAACAATGA
- the ITGA10 gene encoding integrin alpha-10 isoform X2, producing MAQSFPWSGAPHSSPPSLLPFLPTLFLAAIGRGQDGRESKENRKGEGRTEARGLLIPDRNRSGMELPLITHLFLPLVFLTGLCSPFNLDEHHPRLFPGPPEAEFGYSVLQHIGGGQRWMLVGAPWDGPSGDRRGDVYRCPVGGAHDAPCAKSHLGDYQLGNSSHPAVNMHLGMSLLETDGDGGFMACAPLWSRACGSSVFSSGICARVDASFRPQGSLAPTAQRCPTYMDVVIVLDGSNSIYPWSEVQTFLRRLVGKLFIDPEQIQVGLVQYGESPVHEWSLGDFRTKEEVVRAAKNLSRREGRETKTAQAIMVACTEGFSQSHGGRPEAARLLVVVTDGESHDGEKLPAALKTCEAGRVTRYGIAVLGHYLRRQRDPSSFLREIRTIASDPDERFFFNVTDEAALTDIVDALGDRIFGLEGTHAENESSFGLEMSQIGFSTHRLKDGILFGMVGAYDWGGSVLWLEGGHHLFPPRMALEDEFPSALQNHAAYLGYSVSSMLLRGGRRLFLSGAPRFRHRGKVIAFQLKKDGAVRVAQSLQGEQIGSYFGSELCPLDTDRDGTTDVLLVAAPMFLGPQNKETGRVYVYLVGQSLLTLQGTLQPEPPQDARFGFAMSALPDLNQDGFADVAVGAPLEDGHQGALYLYHGTQSGVRPHPAQRIAAASMSHALSYFGRSVDGRLDLDGDDLVDVAVGAQGAAILLSSRPIVHLAPSLEVTPQAISVVQRDCRRRGQEAVCLTAALCFQVTSRTPGRWDRRFYMKFTASLDEWTAGARAAFDGSGQRLSPRRLRLSVGNVTCEQLHFHVLDTSDYLRPVAFTVTFALDNTTKPGPVLDEGSPTSIQKLVPFSKDCGPDNECVTDLVLQVNMDIRGSRKAPFVVRGGRRKALVSATLENRKENAYNTSLSLIFSRNLHLASLTPQRDSPIKVECAAPSTHARLCIVGHPVFQTGAKVTFLLEFEFSCSSLLSQVFVKLTASSDSLERDGTLRDNTAQTSAHIQYEPHLLFSSESTLHRYEVHPYGTLPVGPGPEFKTTLRVQNLGCYVVSGLIISALLPAVAHGGNYFLSLSQVITNNASCTVQNLTEPPAPPVHPEELQHTNRLNGSNTQCQVVRCHLGQLAKGTEVSVGLLRLVHNEFFRRAKFKSLMVVSTFELGTEEGSVLQLTEASRWSESLLEVVQTRPILISLWILIGSVLGGLLLLALLVFCLWKLGFFAHKKIPEEEKREEKLEQ from the exons ATGGCTCAGTCCTTTCCTTGGTCTGGGGCTCCCCACAGTTCCCCACCATCACTCCTCCCATTccttccaactttatttttagcTGCCATTGGGAGGGGGCAGGATGGGAGGGaaagtaaagaaaacagaaaaggagagggaCGGACAGAGGCCAGAGGACTTCTCATACCGGACAGAAACCGATCAGGCATGGAACTCCCCCTCATCACTCACCTGTTCTTGCCCCTGGTGTTCCTGACAG GTCTCTGCTCCCCCTTTAACCTGGATGAACATCACCCACGCCTATTCCCAGGGCCACCAGAAGCTGAATTTGGATACAGTGTCTTACAACATATTGGGGGTGGACAGCGATG GATGCTGGTGGGCGCCCCCTGGGATGGGCCTTCAGGCGACCGGAGGGGGGATGTTTATCGCTGCCCTGTAGGGGGGGCCCACGATGCCCCATGTGCCAAGAGCCACTTAG GTGACTACCAACTGGGAAATTCATCTCATCCTGCTGTGAATATGCACCTGGGGATGTCTCTGTTAGAGACAGATGGTGATGGGGGATTCATG GCCTGTGCCCCTCTCTGGTCTCGTGCTTGTGGCAGCTCTGTCTTCAGTTCTGGGATATGTGCCCGTGTGGATGCTTCATTCCGGCCTCAGGGAAGCCTGGCACCCACTGCCCAAC GCTGCCCAACATACATGGATGTTGTCATCGTCTTGGATGGCTCCAACAGCATCTACCCCTGGTCTGAAGTTCAGACCTTCCTACGAAGACTGGTAGGGAAACTGTTTATTGACCCGGAACAGATACAG GTGGGACTGGTACAGTATGGGGAGAGCCCTGTACATGAGTGGTCCCTGGGAGATTTCCGAACGAAGGAAGAAGTGGTGAGAGCAGCAAAGAACCTCAGTCGGCGGGAGGGACGAGAAACAAAGACTGCCCAAGCAATAATGGTGGCCTG CACAGAAGGGTTCAGTCAGTCCCATGGGGGCCGACCCGAGGCTGCCAGGCTACTGGTGGTTGTCACTGATGGAGAGTCCCATGATGGAGAGAAGCTTCCTGCAGCACTGAAGACCTGTGAGGCTGGAAGAGTGACACGCTATGGGATTGCA GTCCTTGGTCACTACCTCCGGCGGCAGCGAGATCCCAGCTCTTTCCTGAGAGAAATTAGAACTATTGCCAGTGATCCAGATGAGCGATTCTTCTTCAATGTCACAGATGAGGCTGCTCTGACTGACATTGTGGATGCACTAGGAGATCGGATTTTTGGCCTCGAAG GGACCCATGCAGAAAATGAAAGCTCCTTTGGGCTGGAAATGTCTCAGATTGGTTTCTCCACTCATCGGCTAAAG GATGGGATTCTCTTTGGGATGGTGGGGGCCTATGACTGGGGGGGCTCTGTGCTATGGCTTGAAGGAGGTCACCACCTTTTCCCCCCACGAATGGCTCTGGAAGACGAGTTCCCCTCTGCATTGCAGAACCATGCAGCCTACCTGG GTTACTCTGTTTCTTCCATGCTTTTGCGGGGTGGACGCCGCCTGTTTCTCTCTGGGGCTCCTCGATTTAGACATCGAGGAAAAGTCATCGCCTTCCAGCTTAAGAAAGATGGGGCTGTGAGGGTTGCCCAGAGCCTCCAGGGGGAGCAG ATTGGTTCATACTTTGGCAGTGAGCTCTGCCCATTGGATACAGATAGGGATGGAACAACTGATGTCTTACTTGTGGCTGCCCCCATGTTCCTGGGACCCCAGAACAAGGAAACAGGACGTGTTTATGTGTATCTGGTGGGCCAG TCCTTGCTGACCCTCCAAGGAACACTTCAGCCAGAACCCCCCCAGGATGCTCGGTTTGGCTTTGCCATGAGTGCTCTTCCTGATCTGAACCAAGATGGTTTTGCTGATGTGGCTGTGGGGGCACCTCTGGAGGATGGGCACCAGGGAGCACTGTACCTGTACCATGGAACCCAGAGTGGAGTCAGGCCCCATCCTGCCCAG aGGATTGCTGCTGCCTCCATGTCACATGCCCTCAGCTACTTTGGCCGAAGTGTGGATGGCCGGCTAGATCTGGATGGAGATGATCTGGTCGATGTGGCTGTGGGTGCCCAGGGGGCAGCCATCCTGCTCAG CTCCCGGCCCATTGTCCATCTGGCCCCATCACTGGAGGTGACTCCACAGGCCATCAGTGTGGTTCAGAGGGACTGTAGGCGGCGAGGccaggaggcagtctgtctgacTGCAGCCCTCTGCTTCCAAGTGACCTCCCGTACTCCTGGTCGCTGGGATCGCCGATTCT ACATGAAGTTCACAGCATCACTGGATGAATGGACGGCTGGGGCACGTGCAGCATTTGATGGCTCTGGCCAGAGGCTGTCCCCTCGGAGGCTCCGACTCAGTGTGGGGAATGTCACTTGTGAGCAGCTACACTTCCATGTGCTG GATACATCAGATTACCTCCGGCCTGTGGCCTTTACCGTGACCTTTGCCTTGGACAATACCACAAAGCCAGGGCCTGTGCTGGATGAGGGCTCACCCACCTCTATACAAAAGCTG gTCCCCTTCTCAAAGGATTGTGGCCCTGACAATGAATGTGTTACAGACCTGGTGCTTCAAGTGAATATGGACATCAGAGGCTCCAG GAAGGCCCCATTTGTGGTTCGAGGTGGCCGGCGGAAAGCGCTGGTATCTGCAACTCTGGAGAACAGGAAGGAAAATGCTTACAATACTAGCCTGAGTCTCATCTTCTCTAGAAACCTCCACCTGGCCAGTCTCACTCCTCAG AGAGACAGCCCAATAAAGGTGGAATGTGCAGCCCCTTCTACTCATGCCAGGCTCTGCATTGTGGGGCATCCTGTCTTCCAGACTGGAGCCAAG GTGACCTTTCTGCTAGAGTTCGAGTTTAGCTGCTCCTCTCTCCTGAGCCAAGTCTTCGTGAAGCTGACGGCCAGCAG TGACAGCCTGGAGAGAGATGGAACCCTTCGAGATAACACAGCCCAGACCTCAGCCCACATCCAATATGAGCCCCATCTCCTCTTCTCTAG TGAGTCTACCCTGCACCGCTATGAGGTTCACCCATATGGGACCCTCCCAGTGGGTCCTGGCCCAGAATTCAAAACCACTCTTAGG GTTCAGAACCTAGGCTGCTATGTGGTCAGTGGCCTCATCATCTCAGCCCTCCTTCCAGCTGTGGCCCATGGGGGCAATTACTTCCTATCACTGTCTCAAGTCATCACTAACAAT GCAAGCTGCACAGTGCAGAATCTGACTGAACCCCCAGCACCCCCTGTGCATCCAGAGGAGCTTCAACACACAAACAGATTG AATGGGAGCAATACTCAGTGTCAGGTGGTGAGGTGCCACCTTGGGCAGCTGGCAAAGGGGACCGAGGTCTCTGTTGGACTATTGAGGCTGGTTCACAATGAATTTTTCCGAAGA GCCAAGTTCAAGTCCCTGATGGTGGTCAGCACCTTTGAGCTGGGAACCGAGGAGGGCAGTGTCCTACAGCTGACTGAAGCCTCCCGTTGGAGTGAG AGCCTTCTGGAGGTGGTTCAGACCCGGCCTATCCTCATCTCCCTGTGGATCCTCATAGGCAGTGTCCTGGGAGGGTTGCTCCTGCTTGCTCTCCTTGTCTTCTGCCTGTGGAAG CTTGGCTTCTTTGCCCATAAGAAAATccctgaggaagaaaaaagagaagagaagttgGAACAATGA